A section of the Drosophila sechellia strain sech25 chromosome 3L, ASM438219v1, whole genome shotgun sequence genome encodes:
- the LOC6606040 gene encoding ephexin-1 isoform X3, with product MSALNRSNGQRLSCSGSLSSSGHPVDPVTLPRKRRPRARGEVGVTCQGSSTVYLNGPVSAEPIRPAPEPIYQNEAAAISQRSSYSHQRAQLLTSMRVTIAEGAENTAKVTMAVSTFVDDSDHYYETLSPLGNKRHSTQLVRQSQDGNRSGGVRSSHRRSKNHSASAHTLGEHVVISDDYDSFETDSDDHGDGEPDLRLKNHNDSGVDMCNHLLPKPPPPQNQVYEFVRKFKDFISSKKSPKGSQQKLYENTPASTLFYVESSKRTEDVYENIEYGPERNPAPGTKGHHEQAPVLRAKQKNGKSLRSRLRKSLVGSSFDTKQLSSLAPTRSTFYVEDPEGSLPALPLEPEIHGSGELDSGFSDKNCTPLPEAQKFSTVARKAKKEAKANRRRTTIGLRPHDPPPPPPPMTGSKSPSDPERDLDAEQTTSWYAECGVFKQATNGAVSPRGDEPVTPTPSGHGGVSSWYAESGLYQTSGVSVASSSGSSGVSTGNEAGLGDELSSEPHSLFSNEPLYQMYSAAKLESITRDLEAHGSSDGYEEIGQQAKAKPEPLVKPRPTALQLVEPKNGPSRTLWSEIPEVIHSCKLPTLTSRERSLQEAKFEIITSEASYLKSLNLLRRHFMNHNAFLDSSVLSAKDRKALFSYIVPVHECSERLLTELEACWQDNIMLLGLSRCIYEIAERHFHVYVAFCEHQGRMDRTLRRLKESKESLAFQQHLERLEASPSCCGLNLHSFLMLPMQRITRLPLLIDAVFSKESPLNREEYESWKLTLALVQKVVGQCNEAANRWEQAFELERIARQLEFPSHVRALAIAPVGVPRAGAKPRFLVKRGELTHLLWRGEDAKLTFGKRLTKISIYAFLFSDLLLLCKRRGESCFSVFDYCPRSMLTLAAGDSLPQLPTKDLKDQAGKNLILMTLLENCDRKTVELLLSCPSVSDQQRWLQAMRPPEAETPGEKLYESWDCPQVVAKHSYESDEPDVLQLELGDVVNVSRKLPDGWYQGERIRDGAVGWFPGSYTEELNSAHVRARNLKQRHRLLTFTATYLESQKSK from the exons ATGTCGGCGTTGAATCGCAGCAATGGCCAGCGCCTCAGCTGCTCCGGCAGTCTGAGCAGCAGCGGCCATCCCGTCGATCCGGTGACCTTGCCCCGGAAACGGCGACCTCGAGCTCGTGGCGAGGTCGGGGTCACCTGTCAGGGAAGCAGCACCGTCTATCTCAACGGACCCGTGTCCGCCGAACCCATTCGACCCGCTCCCGAACCCATTTATCAAAACGAGGCGGCGGCCATTAGCCAGCGCTCCAGTTACAGCCACCAACGAGCCCAACTACTGACCTCCATGCGAGTGACCATCGCGGAGGGGGCTGAAAATACCGCAAAGGTCACCATGGCAGTGAGCACATTCGTAG ATGACTCAGACCACTACTACGAGACCCTGTCGCCACTCGGAAACAAACGCCATTCAACACAGCTGGTGCGGCAGAGCCAGGATGGAAATCGGAGCGGAGGGGTGCGTTCCTCGCACCGCCGGAGCAAGAACCACTCGGCATCCGCACACACATTGGGCGAGCACGTGGTCATCTCGGATGATTACGACTCCTTTGAGACGGACAGCGATGATCACGGCGATGGTGAACCCGACCTGCGGCTAAAAAAC CACAATGACAGCGGCGTGGACATGTGCAACCATCTCCTGCCAAAGCCACCTCCTCCGCAGAACCAGGTATATGAGTTCGTGCGCAAATTCAAGGACTTCATATCCAGCAAGAAATCTCCCAAGGGAAGTCAGCAAAAGCTGTACGAGAATACCCCGGCCTCCACGCTATTCTACGTGGAGTCCAGCAAACGAACGGAGGACGTTTACGAAAACATTGAATACGGACCAGAGCGGAATCCAGCTCCCGGAACCAAGGGCCACCACGAGCAGGCTCCGGTTCTGAGGGCCAAACAGAAAAACGGCAAGAGCCTTCGCTCCCGTCTTCGTAAAAGTCTGGTCGGCTCTAGCTTCGATACCAAGCAGCTCTCCTCGCTGGCACCTACACGAAGCACCTTCTACGTGGAGGACCCCGAGGGATCATTGCCAGCTTTGCCATTAGAGCCAGAGATCCACGGTTCCGGAGAACTGGACTCGGGCTTCTCGGACAAGAATTGCACACCCTTGCCAGAGGCACAGAAATTCTCAACGGTTGCCCGCAAGGCCAAGAAGGAGGCGAAGGCCAACAGGCGTCGCACCACCATTGGTCTGCGACCGCACGatccgccgccgcctccaccGCCAATGACCGGCAGCAAATCTCCCTCGGACCCGGAGCGTGACCTGGATGCTGAGCAGACTACTTCCTGGTACGCCGAGTGCGGCGTCTTTAAGCAGGCCACCAATGGTGCTGTGTCCCCGAGGGGCGATGAACCCGTCACACCCACGCCTAGTGGTCACGGAGGCGTTAGTTCGTGGTACGCGGAATCGGGTCTCTACCAAACCAGCGGCGTATCAGTGGCCAGCTCCAGCGGCAGCTCCGGCGTGTCCACCGGCAATGAGGCGGGCCTGGGCGACGAGTTGTCCTCGGAGCCACATAGTCTGTTCTCCAATGAACCTCTATACCAGATGTATAGCGCAGCCAAGCTGGAG TCGATCACTCGCGACCTGGAGGCGCATGGATCCTCAGATGGCTACGAGGAGATTGGCCAGCAAGCTAAGGCGAAGCCCGAGCCACTGGTTAAGCCAAGACCCACTGCCCTGCAGTTGGTGGAGCCCAAGAACGGTCCTTCTCGCACCCTGTGGAGCGAAATTCCCGAAGTCATACACTCTTGCAAACTGC CCACTTTGACCAGTCGGGAGCGCAGTCTGCAGGAGGCCAAGTTCGAGATCATCACCTCAGAGGCCAGTTACCTAAAGTCGCTTAACCTGCTGCGCCGTCACTTCATGAATCACAACGCATTCTTGGACTCATCCGTGTTGAGTGCCAAGGACCGGAAAGCACTGTTCTCCTACATTGTGCCCGTGCACGAATGCTCAGAGCGATTGCTCACGGAACTGGAGGCCTGCTGGCAGGACAACATCATGCTGCTGGGACTGAGTCGCTGCATCTACGAGATCGCCGAGCGGCACTTCCATGTTTACGTGGCCTTCTGTGAGCATCAGGGCAGAATGGATAGAACTCTGCGCCGCCTTAAAGAGTCCAAAGAATCTCTGGCCTTCCAGCAGCACCTGGAGCGGCTGGAGGCGAGTCCCAGCTGCTGCGGTCTCAATCTGCACTCCTTCCTGATGCTGCCCATGCAAAGGATCACCCGCCTGCCGCTCCTGATCGATGCAGTGTTTAGCAAGGAGTCACCGCTGAATCGCGAGGAATACGAGAGCTGGAAGTTGACGCTCGCTCTCGTCCAGAAGGTAGTGGGTCAGTGCAATGAGGCGGCCAACCGCTGGGAGCAGGCATTTGAGCTGGAGCGGATTGCGCGCCAGCTGGAGTTTCCCTCCCATGTGCGAGCGCTGGCCATAGCACCGGTGGGAGTGCCGAGGGCGGGAGCCAAGCCGCGTTTCCTGGTAAAACGAGGCGAGTTGACGCATCTGCTGTGGCGTGGCGAGGATGCCAAATTGACCTTCGGCAAGCGCCTGACGAAGATCAGCATATACGCCTTCCTCTTTTCGGATCTTCTGTTGCTCTGCAAGCGTCGTGGTGAATCCTGCTTCAGTGTTTTCGACTATTGCCCCCGGAGCATGCTCACCCTCGCCGCCGGCGATTCGCTGCCCCAACTTCCAACCAAGGACCTGAAGGACCAAGCCGGCAAGAACCTCATTCTGATGACGCTGCTCGAGAACTGCGACCGCAAGACCGTCGAGCTG TTGCTGTCTTGCCCCTCGGTGTCCGACCAGCAGCGCTGGCTGCAGGCCATGAGACCGCCCGAGGCGGAGACGCCCGGCGAGAAGCTCTACGAGTCCTGGGACTGTCCTCAGGTGGTGGCTAAGCACAGCTATGAGTCCGACGAGCCAGACGTTCTTCAACTGGAACTGGGCGACGTCGTCAATGTTTCCCGCAAACTGCCCGACG GCTGGTACCAGGGCGAAAGGATACGAGATGGAGCCGTAGGTTGGTTCCCTGGAAGCTACACCGAGGAACTGAATTCAGCCCATGTCCGAGCGCGGAATCTGAAGCAGCGGCACCGTTTGCTCACCTTTACTGCCACTTACCTAGAGTCCCAAAAGAGCAAGTGA